From a single Brassica rapa cultivar Chiifu-401-42 chromosome A01, CAAS_Brap_v3.01, whole genome shotgun sequence genomic region:
- the LOC103849945 gene encoding putative elongation of fatty acids protein DDB_G0272012, giving the protein MASVYSILTYWLVNHPNIANFTWTEGETPGSTVFFVSVVVSVYLSATILLRYAMVSLPSLSPRILKPITAVHSLILCLLSLIMAVGCTLSITSDPTTRFLHAICFPVHVEPKGPVFFWAQVFYLSKILEFGDTLLIILGKSFRRLSFLHVYHHATVLFMCFIWLRTRQSMFPLGVLTNSTVHVIMYGYYFLCAVGCRPKWKRLVTDFQLVQFIFCFGILALMLSQHFLGSGCSGIWGIYFTAAFNGSLLALFFNFRSKNYVKKTTEMIKLS; this is encoded by the coding sequence ATGGCATCGGTTTACTCCATCCTAACCTACTGGCTCGTGAACCACCCCAACATTGCCAACTTTACGTGGACCGAAGGTGAAACCCCTGGCTCCACCGTTTTTTTCGTCTCTGTTGTAGTCTCCGTTTACCTTTCCGCCACAATCCTCCTCCGATATGCCATGGTTTCACTCCCCTCACTCAGTCCCCGCATTCTCAAACCAATCACAGCCGTCCACAGCCTCATCCTCTGCCTTCTTTCCCTAATCATGGCTGTCGGTTGCACTCTCTCCATAACCTCAGACCCTACGACACGTTTTCTCCACGCTATTTGTTTCCCAGTCCATGTTGAACCTAAAGGACCGGTTTTCTTCTGGGCTCAAGTCTTCTACCTCTCGAAGATCCTTGAGTTTGGAGACACACTCCTGATCATACTCGGCAAATCATTCAGGCGACTCTCGTTCCTTCACGTGTACCATCATGCGACTGTGCTGTTCATGTGTTTCATCTGGCTCCGAACCCGCCAGTCCATGTTCCCCCTCGGAGTCCTGACGAATTCGACGGTTCATGTCATTATGTACGGTTACTACTTCCTATGTGCCGTAGGATGTAGGCCAAAGTGGAAGAGGCTGGTGACGGATTTTCAGCTTGTGCAGTTTATTTTCTGCTTCGGAATATTGGCCTTGATGCTCTCTCAACATTTTTTGGGGTCGGGTTGCTCCGGGATTTGGGGGATTTATTTTACCGCTGCGTTTAATGGTTCTCTCTTGGCTCTCTTCTTCAACTTCCGTTCCAAGAACTATGTGAAGAAGACAACCGAGATGATTAAATTGTCTTGA